In the Ctenopharyngodon idella isolate HZGC_01 chromosome 4, HZGC01, whole genome shotgun sequence genome, one interval contains:
- the mcat gene encoding malonyl-CoA-acyl carrier protein transacylase, mitochondrial isoform X1, translated as MTLSMTFGCCSKVRLFRNKATVDLCRKLSDAAISSDETQSSAGEKPRRRRRAPGNATVLLFPGQGSQFVGMGKGLLKYGNVKEMFAVAQKVLGYDLLSLCLNGPEKDLMKTVHCQPAVFVCSLAAVERLNHENPAAIESCVTAAGFSVGEFAALVFSGAMNFAEALFAVKVRAEAMQKASDQVPSGMLSVIGRPQANYKYACVQAREHCLSLGIHEPVCAIANYLFPDGRVIAGHKEALDFLQSHSRELKFMRTRLLPVSGAFHTALMEPVVKPLSDVLRQIEIRRPEISVHSNVDGKRYMHDKHVRNQLAKQLVSPVKWEQTLHEIYERGQGQEFPHTYEVGPGRHLGSTLQKCNMKAFKNYTHVDVALTED; from the exons atGACTCTCAGCATGACTTTCGGGTGTTGTAGTAAAGTTCGTCTGTTTCGGAATAAGGCGACTGTCGACCTTTGCAGAAAACTGTCAGATGCTGCCATCTCATCTGATGAAACTCAGTCCAGCGCTGGTGAGAAGCCCAGGAGAAGACGGAGAGCTCCGGGGAACGCGACTGTTCTTCTGTTCCCCGGGCAGGGCAGTCAGTTTGTCGGTATGGGGAAAGGACTGTTGAAGTATGGTAATGTCAAAGAGATGTTTGCTGTAGCTCAGAAGGTGCTTGGTTATGACCTGCTGTCTCTCTGCTTGAACGGACCCGAGAAAGATCTGATGAAGACTGTTCATTGCCAGCcagctgtgtttgtgtgctcGCTGGCTGCTGTGGAAAGACTGAACCATGAAAATCCTGCT GCTATTGAGAGCTGTGTGACTGCAGCAGGATTCAGTGTTGGTGAATTTGCTGCTTTGGTCTTCTCTGGTGCAATGAACTTTGCTGAAG CTTTGTTTGCAGTAAAGGTGAGGGCAGAAGCAATGCAGAAGGCCTCCGACCAAGTACCTAGTGGCATGTTGTCTGTGATTGGCCGACCTCAGGCCAACTACAAATACGCCTGCGTCCAAGCTAGGGAGCACTGTTTGTCTCTTGGTATCCACGAGCCTGTGTGTGCCATTGCCAACTACCTTTTTCCAGATGGGAGAGTAATAGCTGGCCACAAAGAG GCTTTGGATTTCCTTCAAAGCCATTCCAGAGAGCTGAAATTCATGAGAACGCGACTACTGCCGGTTAGCGGGGCCTTTCACACTGCACTGATGGAGCCGGTGGTCAAGCCTCTGAGCGACGTCCTCAGACAGATAGAGATAAGGCGGCCCGAGATCTCTGTGCACTCCAATGTGGACGGCAAGCGGTACATGCATGACAAGCACGTACGGAATCAGCTGGCCAAACAGCTGGTGTCTCCAGTGAAATGGGAGCAGACGCTGCATGAGATTTATGAAAGAGGCCAGGGGCAGGAGTTTCCTCACACCTATGAGGTGGGACCTGGTAGACATTTGGGTTCAACGCTACAGAAGTGCAATATGAAGGCCTTTAAGAACTATACACATGTAGATGTTGCATTGACAGAGGATTGA
- the mcat gene encoding malonyl-CoA-acyl carrier protein transacylase, mitochondrial isoform X2 → MGKGLLKYGNVKEMFAVAQKVLGYDLLSLCLNGPEKDLMKTVHCQPAVFVCSLAAVERLNHENPAAIESCVTAAGFSVGEFAALVFSGAMNFAEALFAVKVRAEAMQKASDQVPSGMLSVIGRPQANYKYACVQAREHCLSLGIHEPVCAIANYLFPDGRVIAGHKEALDFLQSHSRELKFMRTRLLPVSGAFHTALMEPVVKPLSDVLRQIEIRRPEISVHSNVDGKRYMHDKHVRNQLAKQLVSPVKWEQTLHEIYERGQGQEFPHTYEVGPGRHLGSTLQKCNMKAFKNYTHVDVALTED, encoded by the exons ATGGGGAAAGGACTGTTGAAGTATGGTAATGTCAAAGAGATGTTTGCTGTAGCTCAGAAGGTGCTTGGTTATGACCTGCTGTCTCTCTGCTTGAACGGACCCGAGAAAGATCTGATGAAGACTGTTCATTGCCAGCcagctgtgtttgtgtgctcGCTGGCTGCTGTGGAAAGACTGAACCATGAAAATCCTGCT GCTATTGAGAGCTGTGTGACTGCAGCAGGATTCAGTGTTGGTGAATTTGCTGCTTTGGTCTTCTCTGGTGCAATGAACTTTGCTGAAG CTTTGTTTGCAGTAAAGGTGAGGGCAGAAGCAATGCAGAAGGCCTCCGACCAAGTACCTAGTGGCATGTTGTCTGTGATTGGCCGACCTCAGGCCAACTACAAATACGCCTGCGTCCAAGCTAGGGAGCACTGTTTGTCTCTTGGTATCCACGAGCCTGTGTGTGCCATTGCCAACTACCTTTTTCCAGATGGGAGAGTAATAGCTGGCCACAAAGAG GCTTTGGATTTCCTTCAAAGCCATTCCAGAGAGCTGAAATTCATGAGAACGCGACTACTGCCGGTTAGCGGGGCCTTTCACACTGCACTGATGGAGCCGGTGGTCAAGCCTCTGAGCGACGTCCTCAGACAGATAGAGATAAGGCGGCCCGAGATCTCTGTGCACTCCAATGTGGACGGCAAGCGGTACATGCATGACAAGCACGTACGGAATCAGCTGGCCAAACAGCTGGTGTCTCCAGTGAAATGGGAGCAGACGCTGCATGAGATTTATGAAAGAGGCCAGGGGCAGGAGTTTCCTCACACCTATGAGGTGGGACCTGGTAGACATTTGGGTTCAACGCTACAGAAGTGCAATATGAAGGCCTTTAAGAACTATACACATGTAGATGTTGCATTGACAGAGGATTGA
- the cbll1 gene encoding E3 ubiquitin-protein ligase Hakai isoform X4: MDHSDNDMQGTDGPLGGPDVRRRIPIKLLPKQARNKPVPRQQRPAGRLPPKAHSEEGFNFKQEDRFDCGVKAGDAFASQRRFPQQLYWDFKLNLIGEKDETPVHFCDKCGLPIKTYGRMIPCKHVFCYECALHHERKGDKMCPGLNMYSCTDAVQRIEQCQRGSLYMCSIVQGCKRTYLSQRDLQAHINHRHMRSGKSSSSRSDPLHLPPASEVSDRFRVPPPHLPKPHVLIPPPLAHQGHDPYSQPPSSSHDDLRPPQGQPPGDMGPSRSLAQETFRISTVTTRKHSNLITVPIQDDSASSGPSRDTLPQPGNAPPPHHHPGDYPGQPVVTHPHHMMAPPQQHYGPPPPPPPISHPMSHPGQGSNTPHMVFNQAPPPLSSVPPPITPPPGHLIGQMPPFMNHPPPGPPPQHGGPPVNAPPPHHYNPQFPEDKSTLSPPFNQPGGLSPGMWPAPRGPPPRMQGPPPQGQMPGPHHPDQGRYRPYYQ; the protein is encoded by the exons ATGGACCACAGTG ACAATGATATGCAGGGTACTGATGGGCCGTTAGGTGGTCCTGATGTCAGGAGGAGGATTCCAATCAAACTTCTTCCCAAACAGGCCAGGAATAAACCTGTCCCACGACAGCAAAGACCAGCAGGACGGTTACCACCCAAAGCCCATTCTGAAGAAG GGTTTAACTTCAAGCAGGAGGACCGGTTTGATTGTGGTGTGAAAGCAGGAGACGCTTTTGCAAGTCAGCGTCGGTTCCCACAGCAGCTGTACTGGGATTTCAAG CTAAACTTGATCGGGGAAAAGGATGAGACACCTGTCCATTTCTGTGACAAATGTGGACTGCCAATTAAAACATATGGCCGTATG ATCCCATGTAAGCATGTTTTCTGCTACGAGTGTGCGTTACATCATGAAAGGAAGGGTGATAAGATGTGTCCAGG TCTAAACATGTACAGCTGTACAGACGCGGTCCAGCGGATTGAGCAGTGCCAGCGTGGCTCTCTCTACATGTGTAGTATCGTTCAGGGATGCAAACGCACCTATCTGTCTCAGAGAGACCTGCAGGCCCACATCAACCACCGGCACATGCGGTCCGGCAAGAGCTCCAGCAGCCGCTCTGACCCTCTCCACCTTCCTCCCGCCTCGGAGGTGTCCGACCGCTTCCGAGTGCCTCCGCCTCACCTGCCCAAGCCCCATGTGCTCATCCCTCCTCCTCTGGCTCATCAAGGTCACGACCCCTACAGCCAACCTCCCTCTTCCTCCCACGATGACCTGCGACCTCCGCAAGGCCAACCGCCGGGAGACATGGGGCCATCCCGCTCTCTCGCTCAGGAGACCTTCCGCATTTCGACCGTCACCACGCGAAAGCACAGCAACCTCATCACGGTTCCCATCCAGGACGATTCCGCGAGCTCCGGACCGTCGCGTGACACGCTTCCCCAGCCCGGCAACGCTCCGCCCCCTCACCATCACCCTGGAGACTATCCAGGTCAGCCTGTCGTGACCCATCCGCATCACATGATGGCGCCACCTCAGCAGCACTACGGACCCCCTCCGCCCCCTCCCCCCATCAGTCACCCCATGTCACACCCGGGACAGGGCTCCAACACACCTCACATGGTTTTCAACCAGGCCCCTCCGCCACTGTCGTCTGTCCCCCCACCCATCACCCCACCTCCCGGACACCTCATTGGTCAGATGCCCCCGTTTATGAACCATCCTCCACCCGGGCCGCCCCCTCAGCACGGTGGTCCCCCTGTCAATGCCCCGCCACCCCATCATTACAACCCCCAGTTTCCAGAGGACAAGAGCACACTCAGCCCGCCGTTTAACCAGCCGGGGGGCTTGAGTCCAGGAATGTGGCCGGCCCCCAGGGGTCCTCCTCCCCGAATGCAGGGTCCCCCTCCACAGGGACAGATGCCGGGGCCGCATCACCCGGATCAGGGCCGCTATAGACCATATTACCagtaa
- the cbll1 gene encoding E3 ubiquitin-protein ligase Hakai isoform X1, which yields MDHSDNDMQGTDGPLGGPDVRRRIPIKLLPKQARNKPVPRQQRPAGRLPPKAHSEEEGFNFKQEDRFDCGVKAGDAFASQRRFPQQLYWDFKLNLIGEKDETPVHFCDKCGLPIKTYGRMIPCKHVFCYECALHHERKGDKMCPGLNMYSCTDAVQRIEQCQRGSLYMCSIVQGCKRTYLSQRDLQAHINHRHMRSGKSSSSRSDPLHLPPASEVSDRFRVPPPHLPKPHVLIPPPLAHQGHDPYSQPPSSSHDDLRPPQGQPPGDMGPSRSLAQETFRISTVTTRKHSNLITVPIQDDSASSGPSRDTLPQPGNAPPPHHHPGDYPGQPVVTHPHHMMAPPQQHYGPPPPPPPISHPMSHPGQGSNTPHMVFNQAPPPLSSVPPPITPPPGHLIGQMPPFMNHPPPGPPPQHGGPPVNAPPPHHYNPQFPEDKSTLSPPFNQPGGLSPGMWPAPRGPPPRMQGPPPQGQMPGPHHPDQGRYRPYYQ from the exons ATGGACCACAGTG ACAATGATATGCAGGGTACTGATGGGCCGTTAGGTGGTCCTGATGTCAGGAGGAGGATTCCAATCAAACTTCTTCCCAAACAGGCCAGGAATAAACCTGTCCCACGACAGCAAAGACCAGCAGGACGGTTACCACCCAAAGCCCATTCTGAAGAAG AAGGGTTTAACTTCAAGCAGGAGGACCGGTTTGATTGTGGTGTGAAAGCAGGAGACGCTTTTGCAAGTCAGCGTCGGTTCCCACAGCAGCTGTACTGGGATTTCAAG CTAAACTTGATCGGGGAAAAGGATGAGACACCTGTCCATTTCTGTGACAAATGTGGACTGCCAATTAAAACATATGGCCGTATG ATCCCATGTAAGCATGTTTTCTGCTACGAGTGTGCGTTACATCATGAAAGGAAGGGTGATAAGATGTGTCCAGG TCTAAACATGTACAGCTGTACAGACGCGGTCCAGCGGATTGAGCAGTGCCAGCGTGGCTCTCTCTACATGTGTAGTATCGTTCAGGGATGCAAACGCACCTATCTGTCTCAGAGAGACCTGCAGGCCCACATCAACCACCGGCACATGCGGTCCGGCAAGAGCTCCAGCAGCCGCTCTGACCCTCTCCACCTTCCTCCCGCCTCGGAGGTGTCCGACCGCTTCCGAGTGCCTCCGCCTCACCTGCCCAAGCCCCATGTGCTCATCCCTCCTCCTCTGGCTCATCAAGGTCACGACCCCTACAGCCAACCTCCCTCTTCCTCCCACGATGACCTGCGACCTCCGCAAGGCCAACCGCCGGGAGACATGGGGCCATCCCGCTCTCTCGCTCAGGAGACCTTCCGCATTTCGACCGTCACCACGCGAAAGCACAGCAACCTCATCACGGTTCCCATCCAGGACGATTCCGCGAGCTCCGGACCGTCGCGTGACACGCTTCCCCAGCCCGGCAACGCTCCGCCCCCTCACCATCACCCTGGAGACTATCCAGGTCAGCCTGTCGTGACCCATCCGCATCACATGATGGCGCCACCTCAGCAGCACTACGGACCCCCTCCGCCCCCTCCCCCCATCAGTCACCCCATGTCACACCCGGGACAGGGCTCCAACACACCTCACATGGTTTTCAACCAGGCCCCTCCGCCACTGTCGTCTGTCCCCCCACCCATCACCCCACCTCCCGGACACCTCATTGGTCAGATGCCCCCGTTTATGAACCATCCTCCACCCGGGCCGCCCCCTCAGCACGGTGGTCCCCCTGTCAATGCCCCGCCACCCCATCATTACAACCCCCAGTTTCCAGAGGACAAGAGCACACTCAGCCCGCCGTTTAACCAGCCGGGGGGCTTGAGTCCAGGAATGTGGCCGGCCCCCAGGGGTCCTCCTCCCCGAATGCAGGGTCCCCCTCCACAGGGACAGATGCCGGGGCCGCATCACCCGGATCAGGGCCGCTATAGACCATATTACCagtaa
- the cbll1 gene encoding E3 ubiquitin-protein ligase Hakai isoform X2: MGFINNDMQGTDGPLGGPDVRRRIPIKLLPKQARNKPVPRQQRPAGRLPPKAHSEEEGFNFKQEDRFDCGVKAGDAFASQRRFPQQLYWDFKLNLIGEKDETPVHFCDKCGLPIKTYGRMIPCKHVFCYECALHHERKGDKMCPGLNMYSCTDAVQRIEQCQRGSLYMCSIVQGCKRTYLSQRDLQAHINHRHMRSGKSSSSRSDPLHLPPASEVSDRFRVPPPHLPKPHVLIPPPLAHQGHDPYSQPPSSSHDDLRPPQGQPPGDMGPSRSLAQETFRISTVTTRKHSNLITVPIQDDSASSGPSRDTLPQPGNAPPPHHHPGDYPGQPVVTHPHHMMAPPQQHYGPPPPPPPISHPMSHPGQGSNTPHMVFNQAPPPLSSVPPPITPPPGHLIGQMPPFMNHPPPGPPPQHGGPPVNAPPPHHYNPQFPEDKSTLSPPFNQPGGLSPGMWPAPRGPPPRMQGPPPQGQMPGPHHPDQGRYRPYYQ, from the exons ATGGGTTTCATTA ACAATGATATGCAGGGTACTGATGGGCCGTTAGGTGGTCCTGATGTCAGGAGGAGGATTCCAATCAAACTTCTTCCCAAACAGGCCAGGAATAAACCTGTCCCACGACAGCAAAGACCAGCAGGACGGTTACCACCCAAAGCCCATTCTGAAGAAG AAGGGTTTAACTTCAAGCAGGAGGACCGGTTTGATTGTGGTGTGAAAGCAGGAGACGCTTTTGCAAGTCAGCGTCGGTTCCCACAGCAGCTGTACTGGGATTTCAAG CTAAACTTGATCGGGGAAAAGGATGAGACACCTGTCCATTTCTGTGACAAATGTGGACTGCCAATTAAAACATATGGCCGTATG ATCCCATGTAAGCATGTTTTCTGCTACGAGTGTGCGTTACATCATGAAAGGAAGGGTGATAAGATGTGTCCAGG TCTAAACATGTACAGCTGTACAGACGCGGTCCAGCGGATTGAGCAGTGCCAGCGTGGCTCTCTCTACATGTGTAGTATCGTTCAGGGATGCAAACGCACCTATCTGTCTCAGAGAGACCTGCAGGCCCACATCAACCACCGGCACATGCGGTCCGGCAAGAGCTCCAGCAGCCGCTCTGACCCTCTCCACCTTCCTCCCGCCTCGGAGGTGTCCGACCGCTTCCGAGTGCCTCCGCCTCACCTGCCCAAGCCCCATGTGCTCATCCCTCCTCCTCTGGCTCATCAAGGTCACGACCCCTACAGCCAACCTCCCTCTTCCTCCCACGATGACCTGCGACCTCCGCAAGGCCAACCGCCGGGAGACATGGGGCCATCCCGCTCTCTCGCTCAGGAGACCTTCCGCATTTCGACCGTCACCACGCGAAAGCACAGCAACCTCATCACGGTTCCCATCCAGGACGATTCCGCGAGCTCCGGACCGTCGCGTGACACGCTTCCCCAGCCCGGCAACGCTCCGCCCCCTCACCATCACCCTGGAGACTATCCAGGTCAGCCTGTCGTGACCCATCCGCATCACATGATGGCGCCACCTCAGCAGCACTACGGACCCCCTCCGCCCCCTCCCCCCATCAGTCACCCCATGTCACACCCGGGACAGGGCTCCAACACACCTCACATGGTTTTCAACCAGGCCCCTCCGCCACTGTCGTCTGTCCCCCCACCCATCACCCCACCTCCCGGACACCTCATTGGTCAGATGCCCCCGTTTATGAACCATCCTCCACCCGGGCCGCCCCCTCAGCACGGTGGTCCCCCTGTCAATGCCCCGCCACCCCATCATTACAACCCCCAGTTTCCAGAGGACAAGAGCACACTCAGCCCGCCGTTTAACCAGCCGGGGGGCTTGAGTCCAGGAATGTGGCCGGCCCCCAGGGGTCCTCCTCCCCGAATGCAGGGTCCCCCTCCACAGGGACAGATGCCGGGGCCGCATCACCCGGATCAGGGCCGCTATAGACCATATTACCagtaa
- the cbll1 gene encoding E3 ubiquitin-protein ligase Hakai isoform X3: protein MGFINNDMQGTDGPLGGPDVRRRIPIKLLPKQARNKPVPRQQRPAGRLPPKAHSEEGFNFKQEDRFDCGVKAGDAFASQRRFPQQLYWDFKLNLIGEKDETPVHFCDKCGLPIKTYGRMIPCKHVFCYECALHHERKGDKMCPGLNMYSCTDAVQRIEQCQRGSLYMCSIVQGCKRTYLSQRDLQAHINHRHMRSGKSSSSRSDPLHLPPASEVSDRFRVPPPHLPKPHVLIPPPLAHQGHDPYSQPPSSSHDDLRPPQGQPPGDMGPSRSLAQETFRISTVTTRKHSNLITVPIQDDSASSGPSRDTLPQPGNAPPPHHHPGDYPGQPVVTHPHHMMAPPQQHYGPPPPPPPISHPMSHPGQGSNTPHMVFNQAPPPLSSVPPPITPPPGHLIGQMPPFMNHPPPGPPPQHGGPPVNAPPPHHYNPQFPEDKSTLSPPFNQPGGLSPGMWPAPRGPPPRMQGPPPQGQMPGPHHPDQGRYRPYYQ, encoded by the exons ATGGGTTTCATTA ACAATGATATGCAGGGTACTGATGGGCCGTTAGGTGGTCCTGATGTCAGGAGGAGGATTCCAATCAAACTTCTTCCCAAACAGGCCAGGAATAAACCTGTCCCACGACAGCAAAGACCAGCAGGACGGTTACCACCCAAAGCCCATTCTGAAGAAG GGTTTAACTTCAAGCAGGAGGACCGGTTTGATTGTGGTGTGAAAGCAGGAGACGCTTTTGCAAGTCAGCGTCGGTTCCCACAGCAGCTGTACTGGGATTTCAAG CTAAACTTGATCGGGGAAAAGGATGAGACACCTGTCCATTTCTGTGACAAATGTGGACTGCCAATTAAAACATATGGCCGTATG ATCCCATGTAAGCATGTTTTCTGCTACGAGTGTGCGTTACATCATGAAAGGAAGGGTGATAAGATGTGTCCAGG TCTAAACATGTACAGCTGTACAGACGCGGTCCAGCGGATTGAGCAGTGCCAGCGTGGCTCTCTCTACATGTGTAGTATCGTTCAGGGATGCAAACGCACCTATCTGTCTCAGAGAGACCTGCAGGCCCACATCAACCACCGGCACATGCGGTCCGGCAAGAGCTCCAGCAGCCGCTCTGACCCTCTCCACCTTCCTCCCGCCTCGGAGGTGTCCGACCGCTTCCGAGTGCCTCCGCCTCACCTGCCCAAGCCCCATGTGCTCATCCCTCCTCCTCTGGCTCATCAAGGTCACGACCCCTACAGCCAACCTCCCTCTTCCTCCCACGATGACCTGCGACCTCCGCAAGGCCAACCGCCGGGAGACATGGGGCCATCCCGCTCTCTCGCTCAGGAGACCTTCCGCATTTCGACCGTCACCACGCGAAAGCACAGCAACCTCATCACGGTTCCCATCCAGGACGATTCCGCGAGCTCCGGACCGTCGCGTGACACGCTTCCCCAGCCCGGCAACGCTCCGCCCCCTCACCATCACCCTGGAGACTATCCAGGTCAGCCTGTCGTGACCCATCCGCATCACATGATGGCGCCACCTCAGCAGCACTACGGACCCCCTCCGCCCCCTCCCCCCATCAGTCACCCCATGTCACACCCGGGACAGGGCTCCAACACACCTCACATGGTTTTCAACCAGGCCCCTCCGCCACTGTCGTCTGTCCCCCCACCCATCACCCCACCTCCCGGACACCTCATTGGTCAGATGCCCCCGTTTATGAACCATCCTCCACCCGGGCCGCCCCCTCAGCACGGTGGTCCCCCTGTCAATGCCCCGCCACCCCATCATTACAACCCCCAGTTTCCAGAGGACAAGAGCACACTCAGCCCGCCGTTTAACCAGCCGGGGGGCTTGAGTCCAGGAATGTGGCCGGCCCCCAGGGGTCCTCCTCCCCGAATGCAGGGTCCCCCTCCACAGGGACAGATGCCGGGGCCGCATCACCCGGATCAGGGCCGCTATAGACCATATTACCagtaa
- the cbll1 gene encoding E3 ubiquitin-protein ligase Hakai isoform X5 produces MQGTDGPLGGPDVRRRIPIKLLPKQARNKPVPRQQRPAGRLPPKAHSEEEGFNFKQEDRFDCGVKAGDAFASQRRFPQQLYWDFKLNLIGEKDETPVHFCDKCGLPIKTYGRMIPCKHVFCYECALHHERKGDKMCPGLNMYSCTDAVQRIEQCQRGSLYMCSIVQGCKRTYLSQRDLQAHINHRHMRSGKSSSSRSDPLHLPPASEVSDRFRVPPPHLPKPHVLIPPPLAHQGHDPYSQPPSSSHDDLRPPQGQPPGDMGPSRSLAQETFRISTVTTRKHSNLITVPIQDDSASSGPSRDTLPQPGNAPPPHHHPGDYPGQPVVTHPHHMMAPPQQHYGPPPPPPPISHPMSHPGQGSNTPHMVFNQAPPPLSSVPPPITPPPGHLIGQMPPFMNHPPPGPPPQHGGPPVNAPPPHHYNPQFPEDKSTLSPPFNQPGGLSPGMWPAPRGPPPRMQGPPPQGQMPGPHHPDQGRYRPYYQ; encoded by the exons ATGCAGGGTACTGATGGGCCGTTAGGTGGTCCTGATGTCAGGAGGAGGATTCCAATCAAACTTCTTCCCAAACAGGCCAGGAATAAACCTGTCCCACGACAGCAAAGACCAGCAGGACGGTTACCACCCAAAGCCCATTCTGAAGAAG AAGGGTTTAACTTCAAGCAGGAGGACCGGTTTGATTGTGGTGTGAAAGCAGGAGACGCTTTTGCAAGTCAGCGTCGGTTCCCACAGCAGCTGTACTGGGATTTCAAG CTAAACTTGATCGGGGAAAAGGATGAGACACCTGTCCATTTCTGTGACAAATGTGGACTGCCAATTAAAACATATGGCCGTATG ATCCCATGTAAGCATGTTTTCTGCTACGAGTGTGCGTTACATCATGAAAGGAAGGGTGATAAGATGTGTCCAGG TCTAAACATGTACAGCTGTACAGACGCGGTCCAGCGGATTGAGCAGTGCCAGCGTGGCTCTCTCTACATGTGTAGTATCGTTCAGGGATGCAAACGCACCTATCTGTCTCAGAGAGACCTGCAGGCCCACATCAACCACCGGCACATGCGGTCCGGCAAGAGCTCCAGCAGCCGCTCTGACCCTCTCCACCTTCCTCCCGCCTCGGAGGTGTCCGACCGCTTCCGAGTGCCTCCGCCTCACCTGCCCAAGCCCCATGTGCTCATCCCTCCTCCTCTGGCTCATCAAGGTCACGACCCCTACAGCCAACCTCCCTCTTCCTCCCACGATGACCTGCGACCTCCGCAAGGCCAACCGCCGGGAGACATGGGGCCATCCCGCTCTCTCGCTCAGGAGACCTTCCGCATTTCGACCGTCACCACGCGAAAGCACAGCAACCTCATCACGGTTCCCATCCAGGACGATTCCGCGAGCTCCGGACCGTCGCGTGACACGCTTCCCCAGCCCGGCAACGCTCCGCCCCCTCACCATCACCCTGGAGACTATCCAGGTCAGCCTGTCGTGACCCATCCGCATCACATGATGGCGCCACCTCAGCAGCACTACGGACCCCCTCCGCCCCCTCCCCCCATCAGTCACCCCATGTCACACCCGGGACAGGGCTCCAACACACCTCACATGGTTTTCAACCAGGCCCCTCCGCCACTGTCGTCTGTCCCCCCACCCATCACCCCACCTCCCGGACACCTCATTGGTCAGATGCCCCCGTTTATGAACCATCCTCCACCCGGGCCGCCCCCTCAGCACGGTGGTCCCCCTGTCAATGCCCCGCCACCCCATCATTACAACCCCCAGTTTCCAGAGGACAAGAGCACACTCAGCCCGCCGTTTAACCAGCCGGGGGGCTTGAGTCCAGGAATGTGGCCGGCCCCCAGGGGTCCTCCTCCCCGAATGCAGGGTCCCCCTCCACAGGGACAGATGCCGGGGCCGCATCACCCGGATCAGGGCCGCTATAGACCATATTACCagtaa